Below is a window of Staphylococcus succinus DNA.
GCTTATTAGCAAAAGTAAAACCACAATCCACAGTCATTACTTTAGAAATTAAAGGGCATATGTTGACTTCAGAAGGATTAGCTAAAGAACTGGAAGGACGCATGACTAGAGGACAAAGTGACTTCACCTTTATTATCGGTGGATCCAACGGCTTACATAAAGATGTGCTAGACCGTAGCGATTATGCATTATCCTTCAGTAAAATGACCTTCCCACACCAAATGATGCGCGTCGTGTTGATAGAGCAGATCTACCGTGCATTTAAGATTATGCGAGGAGAAGCTTATCATAAATAAAACTAAAAATAAGTTGTATATAATGTATTTTAAACATAAAAAGGGCTGATTTGATGTTAAATAAATTAGAAAATGTTAGTTATAAATCATTTGATAATTACACTAGTAACGATAATTTGACTAAAGTAAATATATTCTTTGGAAGAAATGGGAGTGGAAAAAGTTCATTAAGTGAGTGGTTAAGAAGATTAGATAATGAAAAAAGCGTTATTTTTAATACTAGTTACTTAAAAAGTAACATTGAACAAGTTGAAGAAATCGG
It encodes the following:
- the rlmH gene encoding 23S rRNA (pseudouridine(1915)-N(3))-methyltransferase RlmH, with protein sequence MKITILTVGKLKEKYWKQAIAEYEKRLGAYSKIEIIEVSDEKAPENMSDKEVEQVKDKEGQRLLAKVKPQSTVITLEIKGHMLTSEGLAKELEGRMTRGQSDFTFIIGGSNGLHKDVLDRSDYALSFSKMTFPHQMMRVVLIEQIYRAFKIMRGEAYHK